In a single window of the Leptospira harrisiae genome:
- a CDS encoding NAD(P)/FAD-dependent oxidoreductase — protein sequence MRTVILGAGISGHTAATLLKKSLGKKHEVVVISPNANWNWIPSNIWVGVGAMVPKEVTFGLKPVYDKMKIQFIQAKALSLYPDGSLQSKEPYIEYESTAPDSKGQIGRISYDYCINATGPKLNFSATPGLGPEDGNTVSVCTYLHAEEANLKLQISIERMKKGEKLNFVFGTGHGMCTCQGAAFEYLFNVDHELRKAGVRENAKILWISNEYELGDFGMGGMHLEQGGYVTSSKIFAESLFTERGIQWKTKAHVTKVESDKIFYTTLDGECGFVKFDFSMLIPPFSGVGLTAFGKNGENITSTLFAANGMMKVDANYETKPFEKWDAKDWPSTYQSPFYSNLFGIGIAFAPPHPISKVMKNKDGIQISPTPPRTGMPSAIMGKVVAQNISHQIKFKTKEIKHNASMAEMGAACIASAGNGVISGSAVSMTVYPIVPDYKKYPKWGRSLTYTTGEIGLAGHWIKMILHYMFMYKAKCKPGWWLIPE from the coding sequence ATGAGAACAGTGATTTTGGGTGCGGGAATTTCGGGGCATACAGCAGCGACATTACTCAAAAAAAGTCTGGGAAAAAAACATGAGGTGGTGGTCATTTCACCTAACGCAAATTGGAATTGGATTCCTTCTAATATCTGGGTGGGTGTGGGTGCCATGGTTCCGAAAGAAGTCACTTTTGGATTAAAACCAGTTTATGATAAGATGAAGATTCAGTTCATCCAAGCAAAAGCACTGAGTCTGTATCCTGATGGCTCACTACAATCGAAAGAACCATACATTGAATATGAATCAACTGCACCTGATTCAAAAGGCCAAATCGGTCGCATCAGTTATGACTATTGTATCAATGCCACTGGTCCAAAACTAAATTTTTCCGCCACTCCTGGTCTCGGTCCTGAAGATGGAAATACAGTTTCCGTTTGTACATATTTACATGCAGAAGAAGCAAATCTGAAATTACAAATATCAATCGAAAGGATGAAAAAAGGTGAAAAATTAAATTTTGTTTTTGGGACAGGGCATGGAATGTGTACATGCCAAGGGGCAGCATTTGAATATCTGTTTAATGTAGATCATGAATTAAGAAAGGCAGGAGTTCGAGAAAATGCCAAAATCTTATGGATTTCCAATGAATATGAGTTAGGTGACTTTGGAATGGGGGGAATGCACCTCGAACAAGGTGGGTATGTTACAAGTAGCAAAATATTCGCTGAATCACTGTTTACGGAAAGAGGAATTCAGTGGAAAACTAAAGCTCATGTAACAAAAGTCGAATCAGATAAAATATTTTATACAACATTAGATGGTGAATGTGGTTTTGTGAAATTTGACTTTTCAATGTTGATTCCACCTTTTAGTGGAGTCGGATTAACTGCATTTGGGAAAAATGGCGAAAATATCACCTCTACATTGTTTGCTGCCAATGGAATGATGAAAGTCGATGCAAACTATGAAACAAAACCATTTGAGAAATGGGATGCAAAAGATTGGCCGAGCACTTACCAATCACCCTTTTATTCTAATTTATTTGGGATTGGCATTGCGTTTGCACCACCACATCCCATTTCAAAAGTCATGAAAAATAAAGATGGAATTCAGATTTCTCCCACACCTCCAAGGACAGGAATGCCTTCCGCCATAATGGGTAAAGTTGTCGCACAAAACATAAGCCACCAGATCAAATTTAAAACAAAAGAAATAAAACACAATGCATCAATGGCGGAGATGGGTGCGGCTTGTATTGCTTCTGCGGGGAATGGAGTGATATCTGGATCTGCTGTCTCCATGACAGTATACCCGATTGTTCCTGATTATAAAAAATATCCTAAATGGGGTAGGTCACTTACATACACAACAGGTGAGATTGGTCTTGCGGGACACTGGATCAAAATGATTTTGCATTATATGTTTATGTACAAGGCAAAATGTAAACCGGGTTGGTGGTTGATCCCTGAATGA
- a CDS encoding DUF2306 domain-containing protein, whose protein sequence is MASYSKKDYFIIGSLLFLSLVPTLAGIFRLLQLTTGGNITTDSQRFFNDPIPVFVHIVGVIFFGVLGAFQFSPGFRKQHIQWHRISGRFLVFMGLISALSGLWLTLTYPRVPTDGDWLYGIRLVVGIWMTACISVGFIFILKRNISKHSHWMIRGYAIGMGAGTQVFTHLPWFVFMSGEPSGIPRDLMMGAGWFINFIFAEWVIRKKKF, encoded by the coding sequence ATGGCATCTTATTCTAAGAAAGATTATTTCATCATCGGTTCTCTTTTATTTTTGAGTCTGGTTCCTACACTTGCTGGGATCTTTCGGTTACTACAATTAACCACCGGTGGAAATATAACAACCGATAGCCAAAGGTTCTTCAATGACCCAATCCCTGTTTTCGTTCATATAGTTGGTGTTATTTTTTTTGGTGTTCTTGGTGCCTTCCAGTTTTCACCTGGGTTTCGGAAACAACATATCCAGTGGCATCGAATTTCGGGAAGATTTTTGGTGTTCATGGGACTTATTTCTGCATTGTCCGGCTTATGGTTAACACTAACATACCCTCGTGTTCCGACGGATGGTGATTGGCTGTATGGAATTCGGTTGGTTGTGGGTATTTGGATGACCGCTTGTATATCCGTTGGATTTATTTTTATTTTAAAAAGAAATATCTCAAAACATAGTCATTGGATGATTCGTGGTTATGCGATTGGCATGGGAGCAGGAACCCAAGTATTCACACACTTGCCATGGTTTGTCTTTATGAGTGGAGAACCTTCCGGAATACCTAGAGATTTAATGATGGGGGCCGGTTGGTTCATTAATTTTATTTTTGCTGAATGGGTGATTCGAAAAAAGAAATTCTAA